GGGTCTATGAGGGGCCCCCGAGAGGGATGCGGACGCGGATGCGCGTTCCATCCCCCGGAGCGCTGGAGATCTCCAGGGAACCGCCCAGTTGCTCGGCTCGCTCGCGCATTGACCGCAGGCCGAGGTGTCCGGGGAATGTCCCTTCCGAGTCGAATCCCTGGCCATTGTCGGTCAACTCCACCCAGAACCCCCCGTTGTCGCGGCTGAGCCGGAGATCCACCCGGGTGGCCTTCGCGTGCTTGACGATGTTGTGGAGCCCTTCCTGGGCGATCCTGTAGATCGCTTCCTTGACTTCGAGGGGAGCGTCGGGCTCCTCGGGCAAGTCGGCACGGGCATCGAGTCCATGCCGGGCACGAATGGCCTCCACCTGTCTGTTCAGAATCGCCACCAGCCCTTCTGCCTCGAGCGCCTCGGGGCGCAACTCGAAGATCAGCGCGCGCATCTCTGCCAGGCCGGCCTCGGCGAGCGACAGCACGTAGCCGACCGGCTCAGTCGCCCTGGCCGGATCGCGCTCCAGCCATGTCTGGGCCGTGCGGGCACCCAGGGCGATTCCATAGAGCGCCTGAGACACAGAGTCGTGCAGTTCACGGGCCAGCCGTTGCCGCTCCTCCAGCGCGGCCTTGTCGCGGGCCTCTACGAACAGGCGGGCATTCTCGGCGGCGACCGCTGCCTGGTCCGCGATGGCGGTCAGGAAGTCCACCTCCGATTGTCCGGGGATCCGGCCGCTGGGATAGAACATGCTCAGCGCTCCTATCACGCGCCCCCAGTACCGCAGCGGCACGGAGACGATGGCATCCCATGCCGCCCCGCGCGCGGCGTCGTGAACAGGGGCGTAGCGCGGGTCGGCCAGCATCTCGTTGCGGGCGTTGAGCCGCACCACCGGCTGCTTCTCCTGCACCGCTTGCTGGCCCGGCGGAGGAGCCCCGGCACGAACCGCGGCGCGCATTCCGGCGATGTGCTGGGGCGAGAGCCCGTAGGCTCCCGTCACGCGAACTCCCTGGAGATCCTCGTCCATGAGGACAACGCCGCAGGCCATGCCACCGGTTGCCTGTACAACCGTGCGTGCGAGCGCGTCCAGCGTGGCCTCCAGGGATCCGGCCAGCGCCATGCTGGAGACGATCTGCGCCATGGCCTCCGCCTTCCGGGCCAGGCGTTGAGTTTCGGTCTCGTCGCGCAGGAAGACGGCCGCCAACCCCTGCCCGTCGAGGGACATGGGACACACGGTGCATTCGATCTGGTACTCCTCGCCGTCCGTGCGCAATACCGGTGCGATCAGACGGCGCGCCTGCCCCACGAACGCTGCCGCGATGGCCTCCTGGATATCGGAGCGGACGGGCGTGGGGAAGAGCATCAGCACGTCGCGGCCCAACATGTGCGCGGGGCCGCAACCGATCGTCTGGCAGACCGCCGGGTTGGCGTAGAGGCACCGGCGCGCAGCGTCAGCAACAACGATTCCGTCCATGGCCGCGCCGAATAGCGCGGCCAGGCGATCGGTCACGTCTCCCCACCCAGATGATCCAGGGAAACCAGCCCGATCCGGACGGCGAAGAGCGCCGCCTGCGTGCGGCTCTGCACTCCGAGCTTCGCTAGGATGTTGCTCACGTGCGTCTTCACGGTCTTCTCCCCGATGCGCAGGGCCCGGGCGATCTGCTTGTTCGCCTGTCCCTGGGCCATCAACCGCAGCACATCTGTCTCCCGCTCGGTGAGCGCCTCAGGGCTCTGGGGTGCCCGTACCTCGCGCATCAGCCGCGCGGCCGCCTCCGGGGAGAGCTGAACCCTACCTTCAGCGGCCGCCTTGATGGCCCGGATCAACTCATCGGCCTCGGTATTCTTCAGCATGTATCCGATCGCGCCGGCCCGCACCGCGGCCACGACGCTGGCGTCCTCGAGGACGCTGGTGAGAGCCATGACCTCGACGTCGGGCAGTTCTTTGCGGATCGCTTCCGTGGCAGCGATTCCATCCATGACCGGCATGAGGAGGTCCATCAGCACGACGTCCGGCCGTAACTCTCTGGCCAGCCGGACTGCCTCAGCACCGTCCGTGGCTTCTCCCACCACTTGAAGATCGGAGTCGAGCCCCAGGAACATCCGAAGGCCCTGTCTGACAACGCTGTGGTCATCGGCAATCAGGATTCGGATCGGCATCGCGGGCCCCTCCTGTCCAAAGCCGCCCTCACGCATCGTCCACCGGGCGGACGCGTACCTCCGCTCAAGGTACCACAGGAGCCCACTCTCGGAGTCTGACGCGCGGGCACCGGGAGTGTGCGTCAATGATGTAGCCATGATACGACTTCTCGTAGTGGATGACCAGCAAGGGGTCCGGCAAGGGCTGCGGATGCGGCTTGCGCTGGAGCCGGATATCGCCGTTGTCGGCGAGGCCGCAGACGGACCGTCCGCGCTGAACGTGGCCGCCGACCTGGCGCCCGATGCGGTGGTCATGGACGTCGGCATGCCCGGCATGGATGGCATCGAGGCGGCGGCCTCTCTACGGGAGGCAGCGCCCGGCACCCGGGTTGTGATGCTGACGGTTCACGACGACCCCAATACCCGCCGGCGCGCCCAGGATGCCGGGGCAGCGGCCTTCGTCGTCAAGCAGAAGTGCGGTGGGGACCTGATTGCAGCGATCCGCCGGGTGGCTGGGGGCCAGCCGCGCGATGACAGTGAGGGTCCTGGCAGCCTTCCGGCCGACCAAGGCGATCGGAACGTGTCAACACCTCTGAGACAAGTTCCTTTGTGAATTAGGCTCCCGGTCGCCACACCTCCTTCGTGGTCGTTTGGATCTGCGGTCGGTTGATCCAGGCCGCCGTGGGAAGCGGCCACGGCCTG
This portion of the Armatimonadota bacterium genome encodes:
- a CDS encoding GAF domain-containing protein yields the protein MTDRLAALFGAAMDGIVVADAARRCLYANPAVCQTIGCGPAHMLGRDVLMLFPTPVRSDIQEAIAAAFVGQARRLIAPVLRTDGEEYQIECTVCPMSLDGQGLAAVFLRDETETQRLARKAEAMAQIVSSMALAGSLEATLDALARTVVQATGGMACGVVLMDEDLQGVRVTGAYGLSPQHIAGMRAAVRAGAPPPGQQAVQEKQPVVRLNARNEMLADPRYAPVHDAARGAAWDAIVSVPLRYWGRVIGALSMFYPSGRIPGQSEVDFLTAIADQAAVAAENARLFVEARDKAALEERQRLARELHDSVSQALYGIALGARTAQTWLERDPARATEPVGYVLSLAEAGLAEMRALIFELRPEALEAEGLVAILNRQVEAIRARHGLDARADLPEEPDAPLEVKEAIYRIAQEGLHNIVKHAKATRVDLRLSRDNGGFWVELTDNGQGFDSEGTFPGHLGLRSMRERAEQLGGSLEISSAPGDGTRIRVRIPLGGPS
- a CDS encoding response regulator transcription factor, with amino-acid sequence MPIRILIADDHSVVRQGLRMFLGLDSDLQVVGEATDGAEAVRLARELRPDVVLMDLLMPVMDGIAATEAIRKELPDVEVMALTSVLEDASVVAAVRAGAIGYMLKNTEADELIRAIKAAAEGRVQLSPEAAARLMREVRAPQSPEALTERETDVLRLMAQGQANKQIARALRIGEKTVKTHVSNILAKLGVQSRTQAALFAVRIGLVSLDHLGGET
- a CDS encoding response regulator transcription factor — its product is MIRLLVVDDQQGVRQGLRMRLALEPDIAVVGEAADGPSALNVAADLAPDAVVMDVGMPGMDGIEAAASLREAAPGTRVVMLTVHDDPNTRRRAQDAGAAAFVVKQKCGGDLIAAIRRVAGGQPRDDSEGPGSLPADQGDRNVSTPLRQVPL